The genomic stretch ACATCCTTATAAATAGATTTCACTTATTACTGTATGCGGGATAATAGCGTATGTTCGAAATGAAGAGATATGGTAAACTACCTGAGTAAGGTAGGTGTGCAGAATGAATGAAGTAAGCCAACTAAATAGAGAACTCGTCCGTATGATTAAAGGATGGGATCCGCTGTCCATTGGGATCGATGATTATGATACGGAGGCAGCGGATGTGGTCCAGCTTGTTCATCAGCTAGATGATGTCGCCGAGTTAGGCAAAGAAATTCAAGCCATTTATCACTTTTCGTATGAAGAAGTGATTCCACTTTCGAAGTGTGAACAGTTAGCTGTTCAGCTTCTCGCGCTAAAGAACAATTCATCTTGTGAACTTTGAACATCAAACAGATCCTAAGCGGGTCTGTTTTTTTATGAATAATAATTTTCTTTCGGTAAAAAATAGGCAAGTCACCAAACAAATGAGAAAGGGTGTAATGTTTATGAAATGGATATGCAGTTTCATGATGGTGGTTGCGCTTTTAGTAGCCGTCTCCCCACAAAGTTTCGCCGCAGAAAAGAATAACAATGCGAACGTTCGAGTCATCCATGCTTCACCAGATGCGCCAGCAGTTGATATTTATGTAGATGGGCAACCAGCCTTTAAGAACGCAGCTTTCAAAGATGTGACAGACTATGCAGTGTTGGCTCCAGGTGAGAAGACAATTCAAGTATTTGCTTCTTCTGCTAATGGAGAAGGAAAGCCAGTCCTTGAACAAAAACTATCTGTAGAAGCAGGAGAAAATTATTCCGTACTTGCGGTCGGTAAGCTCGAGAATCTTGCGTTAAAAGTACTAGAAGACCAAAAGGGATCAGGTGAAAAAGCTGGTTTAAGAGCCGTACATGCATCACCAAATGCGCCGGCAGTTGACATCGGGGTTAAGGGTGGAGATGCACTTATTAAAAACCTTGCTTTTACCCAAAACTCGGAATACCAGTTTATTGATCCAGGAACGTACAATCTAGAAATTCGACCGGCCGGAACGGATAAAGCGGTGTTGGATCTACCTAATTTACCAGTAGAAGCTGGAGTAAACTACACCGCAATTGCATTAGGTTTATTAGATGGAGATCCATCATTAAATGTTATTCTTCTAAAAGATGGGAAATAATGATAAAACCGCAGCTTAGCTGCGGTTTTATTTATCTATAAAATCGATAAAGGAGCAGAAAGAAAGATGCATACTAAACATACTGTAAGGTACATTTGTGAACGCTATTCTAGCGGAAATTGTTACTATTATAAACAAGAGCTTATTACCCATGATTCCTGGCAAAATCCAACTTCAATCAATTGGTCAACGAAAAGACCAATATCTAGTAGAAC from Bacillus sp. Cs-700 encodes the following:
- a CDS encoding DUF4397 domain-containing protein produces the protein MKWICSFMMVVALLVAVSPQSFAAEKNNNANVRVIHASPDAPAVDIYVDGQPAFKNAAFKDVTDYAVLAPGEKTIQVFASSANGEGKPVLEQKLSVEAGENYSVLAVGKLENLALKVLEDQKGSGEKAGLRAVHASPNAPAVDIGVKGGDALIKNLAFTQNSEYQFIDPGTYNLEIRPAGTDKAVLDLPNLPVEAGVNYTAIALGLLDGDPSLNVILLKDGK
- a CDS encoding DUF1871 family protein, whose amino-acid sequence is MNEVSQLNRELVRMIKGWDPLSIGIDDYDTEAADVVQLVHQLDDVAELGKEIQAIYHFSYEEVIPLSKCEQLAVQLLALKNNSSCEL